The following is a genomic window from Maniola hyperantus chromosome 15, iAphHyp1.2, whole genome shotgun sequence.
tgcccgcgacttcgtacgcgtggatttaggtttttaaggatcctgtgggaactctttgattttccgggataaaaagtagcctatgtccttccccggaataaaagctatctctgtacctaatttcgtcaaaatcggttgaacggatgggccgtgaaaggctagcagacagacagacagacagacacactttcgcatttataatattagtatggattagtatggatgggtaGTAAGGATTCGGGAGATTTGGGTGCGACcctgggcacgcaccactaacttttcagagttcatgtgttttaaacaataaacatcactagctttaacggtaTAGGAAAACATCAAGAGGAAACTCGCACccctgagagtttttcataatgttctcaaaaagaTGTGTCaactctgccaatccacactaatGGTTTGCTCAGTAGTGGGAAAGTGATGGGTGGATGATCGTGATAacgtatattattttgttactcACCCAGTAGTCATAAAATTAAGCCATATTTCTCTCATGACTTTTGTATGTGTTCTTAGTTCATCAGAAATATTTGTTTGAGTTTGGTAGAACAATCCGTCTAAAACTGTAAAACTTTGTGCGCAGTGGTCTGCACCACGCACGTTATTTGTATAAGGCACTGGAGGTGTGTCGTCGTCATAAAACGCGTACTCGTACAAATATATTTGGTTATTTCCAGCCTCTAATTGGAGTTTGACCGATCTAAGCATTCCATACGCAATAATAACATCAGTGAAGTAATCTATGTATGCCAACACAGATTCCTCATTCTTTGTTAGCTTTTCTCCAAAATAAAATCGTTTTACCTTTTCTGCCACTTCTTCCTTTTCAGTTTCGCTTTCAAATTTTAAATCAGCCGGCAGGAAATCAGAAAATTTTTCATTCATTGAATTTTTCCAGTCATCAAAAAGTGGCATGCGGAATAATCCTTCCATGTTGGCAAACCCATACAGCATGGGtacctttttaaaatttccacTTTTGAGTATATTTACTGGGCTATCTTCTAGAAACATTTCTTCCCCCAAATAACGCTCCACGCAAGGTTTCATATATAAATTAGTATCCTTACTATTTATTGTATTCACTAAATTTAATTGCTCATACGAAATGGTCTGGTAAAATTTTTCTAAAGCATTAAGGTCCTCAAAATGGTCAGATGTTATTAAAGACGCGTATTCTTTAGCATTTTTAATTGGATCTGCTTGAATACTAATCACCCCCACATTGGCACCGCTTTCTGGAATTactcttttaaataaattatcggTAAGTTTTGAGATCATCAGGAGATCTACCGATGCCGATCCTGCACTGTACCCTGCAATTGTAACTTCGTCGGGATTTCCGCCGAATTTCGCTATATTACTTTTTACCCATCGCAGAAGTGCTACTTGGTCTTTCATTCCTGCGTTGCCAGGTACATTTTCGGTGCCTAAACAAAGAAATCCATGTGCACCGAGTCTATAATTAAAAGTGACTGCAAtgacttttttacttttaaccAAATTTTTGGGTGTTGATAAGTTTCCCCAACCCTGGAGAAAGCCTCCACCATGTACGTACACAACAACTGGTAAGTTTTTCTCTTTCGTTTCGGGAACATAAACACTTGCAGTTAGACAATCTTCTGGCATCGTTCCTTTGGCCTGAcgcataatataattttgatcGGTCTGTGGACACATTATTAATCTGTCTACAGCTTCAAACACCTCAGACCATACCGGAGGTGGCAAAGGACCCTAGAAGATTAGATaggcattaaaattattattatccacaCACGATTAAGTTGtcctatacataataatatcatagtaTTATGATAATAGTTATACTatgttatgcaaggctgcaaagttgttattttatCGCGAGAGTtcgtattgaattccgagccagcgaaggattctaaggttcaaaaatagaatcctgagcgtagcgaggaattcaaagccTCGAGCACAAATAAATTTGCCGCGCAGCCGTGCGaaacacaacttttcatctcactacagcgaggaaaacgctagatACTTGGTACAAGAGGGGCCAGTACCGTGAAAGTTTCAATAAGAAGACGTTTTAGAGCACAAAGTGAGGCAGTGAAGGAGGTTCTAATTTAAGAAGATTCTATATATTatgaataaagattttttttcgaGTGCgttcagaatttaaaaaattcttagaaaaaaaaataacattttcataattcaacgaacttcattatattgtttactaataaagctgaaacggagtaagtaggtattatgtttaattaaatttaataaaaatgaaagttCCTACGGGT
Proteins encoded in this region:
- the LOC117988861 gene encoding para-nitrobenzyl esterase-like gives rise to the protein MRSVAVVIFAVLCWGAASCGQPQSRLVELLQGPVRGYRETKYGIYAFYDIPYAKAPTGADRFKGPLPPPVWSEVFEAVDRLIMCPQTDQNYIMRQAKGTMPEDCLTASVYVPETKEKNLPVVVYVHGGGFLQGWGNLSTPKNLVKSKKVIAVTFNYRLGAHGFLCLGTENVPGNAGMKDQVALLRWVKSNIAKFGGNPDEVTIAGYSAGSASVDLLMISKLTDNLFKRVIPESGANVGVISIQADPIKNAKEYASLITSDHFEDLNALEKFYQTISYEQLNLVNTINSKDTNLYMKPCVERYLGEEMFLEDSPVNILKSGNFKKVPMLYGFANMEGLFRMPLFDDWKNSMNEKFSDFLPADLKFESETEKEEVAEKVKRFYFGEKLTKNEESVLAYIDYFTDVIIAYGMLRSVKLQLEAGNNQIYLYEYAFYDDDTPPVPYTNNVRGADHCAQSFTVLDGLFYQTQTNISDELRTHTKVMREIWLNFMTTGVPIPEDSKLPKWQPVGADWSPYMSLGRTLQLKNNSLLKERTLFWDDIYEKYYFNPIPLTSPFEHTELYKP